The Armatimonadota bacterium region GATCACTATCCTCCTCATCGAGCACCAGATGCGGGTGGTGATGAGCATCTCGGAACGGGTGACGGTGCTGGACTACGGGGAGAAGATCTCGGAGGGGACCCCCGAGCAGGTGCAGAACGACCCGCGGGTCATCGAGGCCTATCTCGGACGCCGACGGCTGGGAATCGCCGCGGGCTAGCCATGGCGTTCCTGGAGATCCGGGACCTGCACGTGTACTACGACCAGATCCATGCCCTCAAGGGCGTCTCCCTCCACGTGGAGGCCGGGGAGATCGTCACCCTTATCGGGGCCAACGGAGCCGGGAAGACCACCACCCTGCGCACCATCAGCGGCCTGCTGCGCCCCCGGAACGGCTCCGTGTGGTTTGCGGGAGAGGAGCTGAGCCGACTCCCGGCCCATGAGATCGTGCGGCGGGGCGTGGTGCAGGTGCCGGAAGGACGCCGCATCTTCGGACAGCTCAGTGTCCTGGAAAACCTGGAACTGGGTGCCTTTACCCGTGCGGATCCGCAGGGAGTCCGGGAGGATCTGGAGCGGGTCTTTGCTCTGTTTCCACGGCTTCGGGAGCGCCTCCACCAGGTGGCAGGCACCCTCTCCGGAGGCGAGCAGCAGATGCTGGCCATCGCCCGGGGTCTGATGGCCCGTCCCCGACTGCTCCTGCTGGACGAGCCCTCCATGGGACTGGCGCCCATGCTGGTGGAGCAGATCTTCGAGGCCATCCAGGAGATCAACCGGCAGGGGACCACCATCCTCCTCGTGGAGCAGAACGCCTTCATGGCTCTGGAGACCGCGCATCGGGGATACGTGCTGGAGACGGGCACCGTGGTGTTGGAGGGGCGGGCAGAGGATCTGCGGGAGAACCCCGAGGTGAAGCGGGCCTACCTGGGGGGCTAGGCCCGTGAAGCTCCCGTTACACGGGCGTGGCGGGATGGGAGCGATCCCAACACGCCCGGAGGTGAGACGATGAAGGCACGCCTGGCTGGCCTGTCCCTACTGGCCATGGCGGTCGGGGCGATGGCCCTCTCCGCGGCTCCCGCCCCGTCCCGGAAGGTGATCCGGATCTCCATGACCTCTTTCAAGTTCGATCCCAATATCATCCGGCTCCATGAGGGGGATCGGATGGTGCTGCAGCTGGTGAACGAGGATCCACAGCGTCCCCACAACATCGCCTCCGCGTATTTCGATCAGGTAGAACTCATCGTTCGGGGAGAGTTCCGACGGGGCACTACCTCGGACGGACGCCCCTTTGTCTTTGTGGAGCCCGGCAGGCAGGCGGAGGTGGAGTTCATGGCGAAGGGACGGGGCCAGTACGGTTTCATCTGCAGCGTGGGCCAACACGCGGCCCAGGGCATGACCGGGCCTTTGTGATCCTTCCTCCCTGGGCGTCCGCGGGTCAGTAGTCAGGGAAGGCGGGCTTTTGACGTGCCCGCGTTCCTTCCCCTATACTAGGGACCTGGGCGGGCCCAGATCCGGGTGGGCGGAGAGCCCGAGGTACGAGGTAAGAGGAGCATCGGTGGGGCCATAGCTCAGTTGGGAGAGCGCGTGCATGGCATGCACGAGGTCAGGGGTTCGAGTCCCCTTGGCTCCACCAATGAAATTTTTAGGAGATCGGCACACGGTTCCCGTGAAGCCTCCGACCCAGTTGAGGGCCGGAGGTTTTTTGAATCCGCCGAACGGAGCGGGGTGCGGGGATGGAGCGAGGGCGATACATCTGGCACAACGGGCGGCTCGTGGCTTGGGAGGACGCGGTGGTCCACGTGGCGGCCCACAGCCTGCACTACGGGAGCAGCGTCTTCGAAGGGATCCGGGCGTACCCCACTCCGAGAGGTCCTGCGGTGTTCTGCCTGGAGGCGCACCTGGACCGCCTGTACGACTCCTGCCGGATCTTCCGCATGGCCGTGCCATACTCCAAGGAGGCGCTTCGACAGGCCATTCTGGAGGTGGTCCGGGCCAACGGGCACGCCTCCTGCTACATCCGGCCCCTGGTGTACCGGGGGGCCGGGGCCTTCGGCCTGGACCCTCGGAAGTCCCCGGTGGAGGTCGCCATCCTCACCCTGGAGTGGGGGGCATACCTCGGGGGCGAGGCCCTGGAGAAAGGGGTAGACGTGAGGGTCTCCTCGTGGCGGCGGATGGCACCCTCCACCCACCCTGCCATGGGCAAGATCGCGGGCAACTACGTGAACAGCCAGCTCGCCACCATGGAGGCCGTGGACGACGGCTACGGGGAGGCCATCATGCTAGACGTCCAAGGATACGTGAGCGAGGGGAGCGGCGAGAACCTCTTTCTGGTCCGCTCCGGGGTCCTCTACACGCCTCCCCTCGCCCAGTCCATCCTCCCCGGCATCACCCGGCAGGTGGCCATCACGCTCGCCCGGGAGCTGGGATACGAGGTCCGGGAGATGCCCATCCCCCGCGAGATGCTGTACGTGGCAGATGAGGTCTTCCTCACGGGGACCGCGGCGGAGATCACCCCCGTGCGATCCGTGGATCGGCAGGTGATCGGGCAGGGGCAACCCGGGCCCGTGACCCGGAGGATCCAGGACGCCTTCTTCGCCATCGTGCGGGGCCAGGCACCCGACCGCCACGGCTGGCTCACCTATGTGGAAGGAGCGTGAGGCGATGCCCTCCCGGTACGATCCCAAGGCCATCGAGGCGAAGTGGCAGGCCCGGTGGGAGCAGGACGGGCTCTATCACACGCCCCAGCGCAGCGACCGACCGAAGTTCTACTTCCTCACCATGTACCCCTATCCCAGCGGGGATCTGCACATCGGCCATTGGTACGCCATGGCCCCCAGTGATGCCGCGGCCCGCTTCCGGCGCATGCAGGGGTACAACGTGCTGTTCCCCATCGGGTTCGATGCCTTCGGGCTCCCCGCGGAGAACGCGGCCATCAAGCACGGGATTCATCCCAAGACCTGGACCATGCAGAACATCCAGCGCATGCGGGCGCAGCTGCGCTCCATGGGAGCCATGTGGGACTGGTCCCGGGAGATCGTTACCTGCGAGCCAGAGTACTACAAGTGGAACCAGTGGTTCTTTTTGAAGTTCTACGAGGCAGGGCTTGCGTACCGCGCCCTGGCACCCGTGGACTGGTGCCCGAACTGCAACACCACCCTGGCCCGGGAACAGGTGGTCGGCCCAGATCGACGGTGCGAGCGGTGCGATACCCCTGTGGTCAAGCGGGATCTGGAGCAGTGGTTCTTCCGGATCACGAAGTACGCGGAGGAACTGCTGGACTTCTCCGGGATCCAATGGCCTGAACGCATCGTCACCATGCAGCGCAACTGGATCGGCCGCAGCGAGGGAGCCGAGGTGGTCTTCCGGGCCTTTGCGCCGGACGGCACCCCGCACGAGGTCCCGGTCTTCACCACACGGCCGGACACCCTGTGGGGTGCCACCTTCCTCGTGCTGGCGCCCGAGCATCCGCTCGTGGAGGTTCTCACGGCCCTGGACCGCCGGAAGGAGGTGGAGGCGTACAGCTACCAGGCCCGCCGCCAGAGCGAGATCGAGCGGATGAGCACGGAGCGGGAGAAAACCGGGGTGTTCCTGGGCACGTACGCGGAGAATCCCGTGACCGGGGAGCGGATCCCCGTGTGGATCGCGGATTACGTGCTCATGGGCTACGGCACAGGCGCCATCATGGGGGTTCCCGCCCACGACCAGCGGGACTTCGAATTCGCGAGGAAGTTCGGCCTTCCCGTCCGGGTGGTGGTCCGTCCCGAGGGTGAGCCGCTCCAGGAACCCTTGGAACGCGCCTACGAGGGCCCGGGCCGTATGGTGAACTCCGGCCCCTTCGATGGAACCCTGGTCCCCGAAGGGATCCCGAAGGTCATCGCGTGGCTGGAGGAGCAGGGCAAGGGCAAGGCCGCGGTGCGCTACCGGCTGCGGGACTGGCTCATCAGCCGCCAGCGGTACTGGGGGACCCCCATCCCCATCGTCTACTGCCCGCGGTGCGGGACGGTGCCCGTGCCCTACGAGGACCTGCCGGTGCTGCTCCCGGAGGATGTGGACTTTATGCCCACGGGCGAGTCCCCCCTGAAGTACCACGAGGGGTTCCGTCGGACCCGCTGCCCCCGGTGCGGCGGAGAGGCAGAACGGGAGACGGATACCATGGACACCTTCGTGGATTCCTCCTGGTACCAGTACCGATACGTCTCTCCGCACTACGACCAGGGCCCCTTTGACGTGGAGGAGGTGCACTACTGGTGCCCCGTGGATCAGTACACAGGGGGAGCCGAGCACGCGGTGATGCACCTCCTCTATACCCGTTTCTTCACCAAGGCGCTGGCGGATCTGGGGTTGCTGCGGTTCCGGGAGCCCACGCTGCGCCTGTTTAACCAGGGTGTGATCCTCGGGGAGGACGGGGAGAAGATGAGCAAATCCCGGGGCAACGTGGTGGACCCCGACGAGCAGGTGGCCAAGTACGGGGCCGACACAGTGCGCGCCTATCTCATGTTCATGCGGCCGTGGGCGGAGGGAGGCCCCTGGAGCAGCCGGGACATCGAGGGGGTTGCACGGTTCCTGCGGCGGGTGTGGGGCGTGGTCGCCGGGACCGCCGAGGAGGTCCGTCATCCGGCCCGGGCTGCGGATCCCGAGGCGGAGCTGGAGCTCCGCCGGTGGGCCCACCGGATCACGAAGCGGGTGACGGAGGATTTCGAGCAGTTCGCCTTCAACACCGCCATCGCTTCCCTCATGGAGTTCACCCACCACTTGGGCCGGGTCCAGAGCCGGCTTCGGGGCACACAGGCCTGGGCGGAGGCGATCCGTCACCTCGTGCTCCTGCTGGCCCCCATCACCCCCCACCTCGCGGAGGAACTGTGGGAGCGCATCGGGGGATCCTACAGCGTGCACACCCAGTCCTGGCCCTCCTATGATCCGGAGCTGGCGCGGACCCCAGAGATCACCCTGGTGGTGCAGGTGGACGGCCGAGTACGCGACCGGATCACCGTCCCCGCGGACATCCCCGAGGACCGTGCCCGTGAGCTGGCGCTCACGAGCTCCAAGGTCCAGCAGG contains the following coding sequences:
- a CDS encoding ABC transporter ATP-binding protein is translated as MAFLEIRDLHVYYDQIHALKGVSLHVEAGEIVTLIGANGAGKTTTLRTISGLLRPRNGSVWFAGEELSRLPAHEIVRRGVVQVPEGRRIFGQLSVLENLELGAFTRADPQGVREDLERVFALFPRLRERLHQVAGTLSGGEQQMLAIARGLMARPRLLLLDEPSMGLAPMLVEQIFEAIQEINRQGTTILLVEQNAFMALETAHRGYVLETGTVVLEGRAEDLRENPEVKRAYLGG
- a CDS encoding cupredoxin domain-containing protein: MKARLAGLSLLAMAVGAMALSAAPAPSRKVIRISMTSFKFDPNIIRLHEGDRMVLQLVNEDPQRPHNIASAYFDQVELIVRGEFRRGTTSDGRPFVFVEPGRQAEVEFMAKGRGQYGFICSVGQHAAQGMTGPL
- a CDS encoding branched-chain amino acid transaminase; amino-acid sequence: MERGRYIWHNGRLVAWEDAVVHVAAHSLHYGSSVFEGIRAYPTPRGPAVFCLEAHLDRLYDSCRIFRMAVPYSKEALRQAILEVVRANGHASCYIRPLVYRGAGAFGLDPRKSPVEVAILTLEWGAYLGGEALEKGVDVRVSSWRRMAPSTHPAMGKIAGNYVNSQLATMEAVDDGYGEAIMLDVQGYVSEGSGENLFLVRSGVLYTPPLAQSILPGITRQVAITLARELGYEVREMPIPREMLYVADEVFLTGTAAEITPVRSVDRQVIGQGQPGPVTRRIQDAFFAIVRGQAPDRHGWLTYVEGA
- the leuS gene encoding leucine--tRNA ligase, with the translated sequence MPSRYDPKAIEAKWQARWEQDGLYHTPQRSDRPKFYFLTMYPYPSGDLHIGHWYAMAPSDAAARFRRMQGYNVLFPIGFDAFGLPAENAAIKHGIHPKTWTMQNIQRMRAQLRSMGAMWDWSREIVTCEPEYYKWNQWFFLKFYEAGLAYRALAPVDWCPNCNTTLAREQVVGPDRRCERCDTPVVKRDLEQWFFRITKYAEELLDFSGIQWPERIVTMQRNWIGRSEGAEVVFRAFAPDGTPHEVPVFTTRPDTLWGATFLVLAPEHPLVEVLTALDRRKEVEAYSYQARRQSEIERMSTEREKTGVFLGTYAENPVTGERIPVWIADYVLMGYGTGAIMGVPAHDQRDFEFARKFGLPVRVVVRPEGEPLQEPLERAYEGPGRMVNSGPFDGTLVPEGIPKVIAWLEEQGKGKAAVRYRLRDWLISRQRYWGTPIPIVYCPRCGTVPVPYEDLPVLLPEDVDFMPTGESPLKYHEGFRRTRCPRCGGEAERETDTMDTFVDSSWYQYRYVSPHYDQGPFDVEEVHYWCPVDQYTGGAEHAVMHLLYTRFFTKALADLGLLRFREPTLRLFNQGVILGEDGEKMSKSRGNVVDPDEQVAKYGADTVRAYLMFMRPWAEGGPWSSRDIEGVARFLRRVWGVVAGTAEEVRHPARAADPEAELELRRWAHRITKRVTEDFEQFAFNTAIASLMEFTHHLGRVQSRLRGTQAWAEAIRHLVLLLAPITPHLAEELWERIGGSYSVHTQSWPSYDPELARTPEITLVVQVDGRVRDRITVPADIPEDRARELALTSSKVQQALNGRRVKHVVYVPGKVVNVVSEPVPAQTKG